In Streptomyces sp. NBC_00414, a single window of DNA contains:
- a CDS encoding FAD binding domain-containing protein translates to MDFLRPASWEEALAAKAAHPTAVPIAGGTDVMVEINFDHRRPEYLLDLNRIGELGDWEVGEESVRLGASVPYTAIMDNLRGELPGLALASHTVASPQIRNRGGVGGNLGTASPAGDAHPALLAAGAEVEAESVRGTRLIPIDAFYTGVKRNALAPDELIRAVHVKKADGPQQYSKVGTRNAMVIAVCAFGLALHPETRTVRTGIGSAAPTPVRAKAAEEFLNAALDEGGFWDNGKIITPSVAKQFAELCSGACNPIDDVRGTASYRRHAVGIMARRTLTWTWESYRGTAAATEGVA, encoded by the coding sequence ATGGACTTCCTTCGCCCCGCCAGCTGGGAGGAGGCGCTCGCCGCCAAGGCAGCGCATCCCACAGCTGTGCCGATTGCGGGTGGCACCGACGTGATGGTCGAGATCAACTTCGACCACCGCCGGCCCGAGTACCTGCTGGACCTGAACCGAATCGGCGAGCTGGGTGACTGGGAGGTCGGCGAGGAGTCGGTCCGCCTGGGCGCCTCGGTCCCGTACACGGCGATCATGGACAACCTGCGCGGCGAGCTGCCCGGCCTGGCCCTGGCCTCCCACACCGTGGCCTCCCCGCAGATCCGCAACCGCGGCGGGGTCGGCGGCAACCTCGGCACCGCCTCCCCGGCCGGTGACGCCCACCCCGCCCTCCTCGCGGCGGGCGCCGAGGTCGAGGCCGAGTCCGTACGCGGCACCCGGCTGATCCCGATCGACGCCTTCTACACCGGGGTGAAGCGCAACGCGCTCGCTCCCGACGAGCTCATCCGGGCCGTCCACGTCAAGAAGGCGGACGGCCCGCAGCAGTACTCGAAGGTCGGCACCCGCAACGCCATGGTGATCGCGGTCTGCGCCTTCGGCCTCGCCCTGCACCCCGAGACCCGCACGGTCCGCACCGGCATCGGCTCGGCCGCGCCCACGCCCGTACGGGCCAAGGCGGCAGAGGAGTTCCTGAACGCGGCGCTCGACGAGGGCGGCTTCTGGGACAACGGAAAGATCATCACCCCGTCGGTGGCCAAGCAGTTCGCCGAGCTGTGCTCCGGCGCCTGCAACCCCATCGACGACGTCCGGGGCACGGCGAGCTACCGCCGCCACGCGGTCGGCATCATGGCCCGCCGCACGCTGACCTGGACCTGGGAGTCGTACCGCGGCACCGCCGCCGCCACGGAGGGAGTCGCGTAA
- a CDS encoding xanthine dehydrogenase family protein molybdopterin-binding subunit: MTTGIPPRTTRNAAPLGTPTEVTQGSRTKGGIGESTLRPDGTLKVTGEFAYSSDMWHEDMLWGQILRSTVAHAEILSIDTGEALATPGVYAVMTYHDLPTAVKNYGLEIQDTPVLAHGRVRHHGEPVAIVAADHPETARRAAAKIKVEYKELPVVTDEASATAPDAPLIHENRDDHHIGHVSHPNIVHRQPIVRGDVGAARERADFVVEGEYTFGMQDQAFLGPESGLAVPAEDGGVDLYVATQWLHSDLRQIAPVLGLPEDKIRMTLSGVGGAFGGREDLSMQIHACLLALRTGKPVKIVYNRFESFFGHVHRHPAKLHYEHGATKDGRLTHMKCRIVLDGGAYASASPAVVGNAASLAVGPYVLEDVDIEAVALYSNNPPCGAMRGFGAVQACFAYEAQMDKLADEVGMDRVEFRQLNAMSQGTLMPTGQPVDSPAPVAELLRRVKAMPMPPEQQWLAAGEAADVRQLPGGLSNTTHGESVVRGVGYAVGIKNVGFSEGFDDYSTAKVRMEVVGGEPVATVHTAMAEVGQGGVTVHAQIARTELGVAQVTIQPADTQVGSAGSTSASRQTYVTGGAVKNACELVREKVLDIGRRKFGTYHPAWATAELLLEGGKVVTDGGEVLADLVDVLEDASVEVEEEWRHRPTEAFDLRTGQGHGHVQYSFAAHRAVVEVDTELGLVKVIELACAQDVGKALNPLSVIGQIQGGTTQGLGIAVMEEIIVDPVTAKVRNPSFTDYLIPTILDTPTIPVDVLELADDHAPYGLRGIGEAPTLSSTPAVLAAIRNATGLELNRTPVRPEHLTGTA, encoded by the coding sequence ATGACTACCGGCATCCCTCCCCGCACCACGCGCAACGCCGCGCCCCTCGGCACTCCCACCGAGGTCACCCAGGGTTCGCGGACCAAGGGCGGCATCGGCGAGTCCACGCTCCGCCCGGACGGCACCCTCAAGGTCACCGGAGAGTTCGCCTACTCGTCCGACATGTGGCACGAGGACATGCTGTGGGGCCAGATCCTGCGCTCCACGGTCGCGCACGCCGAGATCCTCTCCATCGACACCGGCGAGGCCCTCGCGACGCCCGGCGTGTACGCCGTCATGACGTACCACGACCTGCCGACCGCCGTGAAGAACTACGGCCTGGAGATCCAGGACACCCCGGTACTGGCCCACGGCCGCGTACGCCACCACGGCGAGCCCGTCGCGATCGTGGCCGCCGACCACCCCGAGACGGCCCGCCGCGCCGCCGCCAAGATCAAGGTGGAGTACAAGGAGCTGCCCGTCGTCACGGACGAGGCCTCGGCCACCGCGCCGGACGCCCCGCTGATCCACGAGAACCGCGACGACCACCACATCGGGCACGTCTCGCACCCGAACATCGTCCACCGCCAGCCGATCGTCCGCGGTGACGTCGGGGCGGCCCGCGAGCGCGCCGACTTCGTAGTCGAGGGCGAGTACACCTTCGGCATGCAGGACCAGGCGTTCCTCGGCCCCGAGTCGGGCCTCGCCGTGCCCGCCGAGGACGGCGGCGTGGACCTCTACGTCGCCACCCAGTGGCTGCACTCCGACCTGCGCCAGATCGCCCCGGTCCTCGGGCTGCCCGAGGACAAGATCCGGATGACGCTCTCCGGCGTCGGCGGCGCGTTCGGCGGCCGCGAGGACCTGTCGATGCAGATCCACGCCTGCCTGCTCGCGCTCCGCACGGGCAAGCCCGTCAAGATCGTCTACAACCGATTCGAGTCCTTCTTCGGTCACGTCCACCGCCACCCCGCGAAGCTCCACTACGAGCACGGGGCGACGAAGGACGGCAGGCTGACCCACATGAAGTGCCGGATCGTCCTGGACGGCGGCGCGTACGCCTCCGCCTCCCCGGCGGTCGTCGGCAACGCGGCATCCCTGGCGGTCGGCCCGTACGTCCTCGAAGACGTCGACATCGAGGCCGTCGCGCTCTACTCCAACAACCCGCCCTGCGGCGCCATGCGAGGTTTCGGCGCGGTCCAGGCGTGCTTCGCCTACGAGGCGCAGATGGACAAGCTCGCCGACGAGGTGGGCATGGACCGGGTGGAGTTCAGGCAGCTCAACGCGATGTCGCAGGGCACGCTGATGCCCACAGGCCAGCCGGTCGACTCGCCCGCGCCGGTCGCCGAACTCCTGCGCCGCGTCAAGGCGATGCCGATGCCGCCGGAGCAGCAGTGGCTCGCGGCCGGCGAGGCGGCGGACGTCCGCCAGCTGCCCGGCGGCCTCTCCAACACCACCCACGGCGAGAGCGTCGTACGCGGTGTCGGCTACGCGGTCGGCATCAAGAACGTCGGCTTCTCCGAAGGCTTCGACGACTACTCCACCGCCAAGGTCCGGATGGAGGTCGTCGGCGGCGAACCCGTCGCGACCGTCCACACCGCGATGGCGGAGGTCGGCCAGGGCGGTGTCACCGTCCACGCGCAGATCGCCCGCACGGAACTGGGCGTCGCCCAGGTGACCATCCAGCCTGCCGACACCCAGGTGGGGTCCGCCGGTTCGACCTCGGCGTCCCGTCAGACGTACGTCACCGGCGGCGCCGTGAAGAACGCCTGCGAACTGGTCCGCGAGAAGGTCCTGGACATCGGCCGCCGCAAGTTCGGTACGTACCACCCGGCTTGGGCCACCGCCGAACTCCTCCTGGAGGGCGGCAAGGTCGTCACCGACGGCGGCGAGGTGCTGGCGGACCTCGTGGACGTACTGGAGGACGCGTCCGTCGAGGTCGAGGAGGAGTGGCGGCACCGGCCGACCGAGGCCTTCGACCTGCGCACCGGGCAGGGCCACGGACACGTCCAGTACTCGTTCGCCGCACACCGCGCGGTCGTCGAGGTGGACACCGAACTCGGCCTGGTGAAGGTCATCGAACTGGCCTGCGCGCAGGACGTCGGCAAGGCGCTCAACCCGCTGTCCGTCATCGGCCAGATCCAGGGCGGCACCACCCAGGGCCTGGGCATCGCGGTGATGGAGGAGATCATCGTCGACCCCGTGACGGCGAAGGTCAGGAACCCGTCCTTCACCGACTACCTCATCCCCACGATCCTCGACACGCCGACCATCCCCGTCGACGTGCTCGAACTCGCCGACGACCACGCGCCGTACGGGCTCCGCGGCATCGGCGAGGCCCCGACCCTGTCGTCGACTCCGGCCGTCCTTGCGGCGATCCGCAACGCGACGGGCCTGGAACTCAACAGGACGCCCGTCCGGCCGGAGCATCTGACCGGTACGGCGTAG
- a CDS encoding (2Fe-2S)-binding protein — translation MRVSFTVNGRPQEADDVWEGESLLYVLRERMGLPGSKNACEQGECGSCTVRLDNVPVCSCLVAAGQVEGRDVVTVEGLADFAKQRAEQGGCASAAPGACGTPLDSAKRWEARPAADSQTGEGAELAPIQQAFIDAGAVQCGFCTPGLLVAADEMLERNPTPTDADIREALSGNLCRCTGYEKIMDAVRLAAARQGEAV, via the coding sequence ATGCGTGTCAGTTTCACGGTCAACGGCCGTCCGCAGGAAGCCGACGACGTGTGGGAGGGCGAGTCCCTGCTGTACGTGCTGCGCGAGCGCATGGGCCTTCCCGGCTCCAAGAACGCCTGTGAGCAGGGCGAGTGCGGCTCCTGCACGGTCCGCCTCGACAACGTTCCGGTGTGTTCGTGTCTGGTCGCCGCCGGACAGGTCGAGGGCCGCGACGTCGTCACGGTCGAGGGCCTCGCGGACTTCGCCAAACAGCGCGCGGAGCAAGGGGGTTGTGCCTCGGCGGCCCCGGGAGCCTGCGGTACGCCGCTGGACTCCGCCAAGCGGTGGGAGGCCAGGCCCGCCGCCGACTCGCAGACCGGTGAGGGCGCCGAACTCGCCCCGATCCAGCAGGCGTTCATCGACGCCGGAGCCGTCCAGTGCGGCTTCTGCACCCCCGGTCTGCTGGTCGCGGCCGACGAGATGCTGGAGCGCAACCCGACCCCGACCGACGCGGACATCCGCGAGGCGCTCTCGGGCAACCTCTGCCGCTGCACCGGCTACGAGAAGATCATGGACGCGGTCCGCCTGGCGGCCGCCCGTCAGGGAGAGGCGGTCTGA